From a region of the Tenggerimyces flavus genome:
- a CDS encoding family 4 glycosyl hydrolase: protein MPRIALVGVAHVELTRRVLSDLFLHPELRGQLEIVLHDDDPGVLATSESLVRALDTEADAAATILATADRHKALDGADFVVAYLDVGGFEATLKDFEIPHRYGLRQTIGDTIGIGGIFRGLRTIPAFVDLGQQMAELCPDAWLLSCSDPMAMTGWAVEEATAFGRFVGVCHAVCDTHIYLADLVGRDVDDVDFLSAGLNHQSFVLRFEAGGTDLYRELDNAVEADEELARHVRVELYRRFGYFPTQSSEHAAEYVPWFLRHPGETTRLGVPVEEYLRRAGKSLHQYEETRRALSAGKPLLIRYQHQEPAAAAILAMLTGQPKQVYVNVRNGGLIDNLQAGSCVEVPATVDATGVHPQAVGELPIQLAALNRTFLNVVELTVRAVLDEDRRHIYHAAMLDPNTAATLPLPAIERLCDELIAAHGSLLPAAIGTVR, encoded by the coding sequence ATGCCGCGCATCGCGTTGGTCGGTGTCGCCCACGTCGAGCTGACCCGGCGCGTCCTGTCCGACCTGTTCCTGCACCCCGAGCTGCGCGGCCAGCTGGAGATCGTCCTGCACGACGACGATCCCGGCGTGCTCGCGACCTCCGAGTCGCTCGTCCGTGCCCTGGACACCGAGGCCGACGCCGCGGCGACGATCCTCGCCACCGCAGACCGGCACAAGGCGTTGGACGGCGCGGACTTCGTGGTCGCATATCTCGACGTCGGCGGGTTCGAGGCCACGCTCAAGGACTTCGAGATCCCGCATCGGTACGGGCTCCGCCAGACCATCGGCGACACGATCGGCATCGGCGGCATCTTCCGCGGCCTGCGTACGATCCCCGCCTTCGTCGACCTCGGCCAGCAGATGGCCGAGCTCTGCCCGGACGCCTGGCTGCTCAGCTGCAGCGACCCGATGGCGATGACCGGCTGGGCCGTCGAGGAGGCCACCGCCTTCGGCCGCTTCGTCGGCGTCTGCCACGCGGTCTGCGACACCCACATCTACCTCGCCGATCTGGTCGGCCGGGACGTGGACGACGTCGACTTCCTCAGCGCGGGCCTCAACCACCAGTCGTTCGTGCTCAGGTTCGAAGCGGGCGGGACGGATCTGTACCGCGAGTTGGACAATGCCGTCGAGGCCGACGAGGAGCTGGCGCGGCACGTTCGGGTCGAGCTCTACCGGAGGTTCGGCTACTTCCCGACCCAGTCGAGCGAACACGCGGCGGAGTACGTTCCCTGGTTCCTGCGGCATCCCGGCGAGACCACGCGCCTCGGCGTGCCGGTCGAGGAGTACCTCCGGCGCGCCGGCAAGAGCCTGCACCAGTACGAGGAGACGCGCCGCGCGCTGTCGGCGGGCAAGCCGCTGCTGATCCGCTACCAGCACCAGGAGCCCGCCGCCGCGGCGATCCTCGCGATGCTCACCGGGCAGCCCAAGCAGGTGTACGTGAACGTCCGCAACGGCGGCCTGATCGACAATCTCCAAGCGGGCAGCTGTGTTGAGGTGCCCGCGACTGTCGACGCGACCGGTGTGCACCCGCAGGCTGTCGGCGAGCTGCCGATCCAGCTGGCGGCGTTGAACCGTACGTTCCTCAACGTGGTCGAGCTGACCGTGCGCGCCGTCCTCGACGAGGACCGGCGGCACATCTACCATGCCGCGATGCTCGACCCGAACACCGCTGCCACGTTGCCGTTGCCGGCGATCGAACGGCTCTGCGACGAGCTGATCGCGGCCCACGGCTCGTTGCTGCCCGCCGCGATCGGGACAGTGCGATGA
- a CDS encoding dihydrofolate reductase family protein: MGKVFTHMTMSLDGFIADPKDDPGELFDWYQAGEVDIENQNETVEMRVDDDSAEVLREWTSNTGALIAGRRLFDIADGWGDKHPVNAPVVVVTHQPPADAATKWPTTTFVDSVEAGVAKAQEIAGDRHISIASASIIQQALALGLVDEVYVSLVPVLFGEGISYFGKVDQGHLLLEDPEVVRGRRATHLRYKVSR, from the coding sequence ATGGGCAAGGTCTTCACCCACATGACGATGTCTCTGGACGGGTTCATCGCGGATCCGAAGGACGACCCGGGCGAGCTCTTCGACTGGTACCAGGCGGGCGAGGTCGACATCGAGAACCAGAACGAGACCGTCGAGATGCGCGTCGACGACGACAGCGCCGAGGTGCTGCGTGAGTGGACCAGCAACACCGGAGCGCTCATCGCCGGTCGGCGGCTGTTCGACATCGCCGACGGCTGGGGCGACAAGCACCCCGTCAACGCCCCGGTGGTGGTCGTGACGCATCAGCCGCCGGCGGACGCCGCGACGAAGTGGCCGACGACGACGTTCGTGGACAGCGTCGAGGCCGGAGTCGCCAAGGCCCAGGAGATCGCCGGCGACCGGCACATCTCGATCGCCAGCGCGAGCATCATCCAGCAGGCGCTCGCGCTCGGTCTGGTCGACGAGGTGTACGTGAGCCTCGTCCCGGTGCTGTTCGGCGAGGGCATCTCGTACTTCGGCAAGGTCGACCAGGGCCACCTGCTCCTCGAGGACCCGGAGGTCGTCCGCGGCCGCCGCGCCACCCACCTCAGGTACAAGGTCAGCCGCTGA
- a CDS encoding class I SAM-dependent methyltransferase has translation MTTGKLDVSTLLSDDVMWTLLGTLYLRAYESRSPHSILRDHYAAEALERIEYDEPALARRLRPKTNQFLVALRGKQLDTWTTAFLDRHPDATVLQVGCGLDSRALRLQKPKNVRWYDLDLPDVIAIRRRLFEERDGHWMIAASVTDDDWLRAIPNDRPTLIIAEGLFPYLQTDDVRKLLQRLSDHFGTGELLFDSLAQWMTRFIKVFVFSFRDGHEIESGNNRLRLQETSPFSTFWPLIHSPGIRRLYQVGHKFKAWRNLMVSYRFTF, from the coding sequence GTGACCACCGGCAAGCTGGACGTCTCGACCCTGCTCAGCGACGACGTGATGTGGACGTTGCTCGGCACGCTCTACCTCCGCGCGTACGAGAGCCGCTCGCCCCACTCGATCCTCCGCGACCACTATGCCGCCGAGGCACTGGAGCGGATCGAGTACGACGAGCCCGCGCTCGCCCGAAGGCTCCGGCCGAAGACGAACCAGTTCCTCGTCGCGCTCCGCGGCAAGCAGCTCGACACCTGGACGACCGCGTTCCTCGACCGCCACCCCGACGCGACCGTGCTGCAGGTCGGCTGCGGGCTCGACAGTCGCGCACTACGGCTCCAGAAGCCGAAGAACGTCCGCTGGTACGACCTCGACCTCCCCGACGTGATCGCCATACGCAGAAGGCTGTTCGAAGAGCGCGACGGCCACTGGATGATCGCCGCGTCGGTCACCGATGACGACTGGCTGAGAGCCATCCCGAACGACCGCCCCACCCTGATCATCGCCGAGGGCCTGTTCCCGTACCTGCAGACCGACGACGTCCGCAAGCTCCTGCAACGCCTCAGCGACCACTTCGGAACCGGCGAGCTGCTCTTCGACTCGCTGGCGCAGTGGATGACGCGCTTCATCAAGGTCTTCGTGTTCAGCTTCCGCGACGGACACGAGATCGAAAGCGGGAACAACCGCCTGCGGCTCCAAGAAACCTCGCCGTTCTCGACGTTCTGGCCGCTCATCCACTCGCCCGGAATCCGGAGGCTCTACCAGGTCGGCCACAAGTTCAAGGCCTGGCGCAACCTGATGGTCAGCTACCGATTCACCTTCTGA
- a CDS encoding alpha-glucosidase/alpha-galactosidase, translating to MRPKIAFIGAGSVVFTQGLLADLYAYPELKDARIALHDIDPERLRVAEAVAHRVAAARGVDASVVATLGRREALAGADFVINTVQVGGYAATAADFEIPARYGLRQTIADTIGVGGIFRALRTFPILDALAADVRAECPDALVLNYTNPMAMNVWYLTGKVRNLVGLCHSVYWTMQGLSDLVSVPYESVSYLAAGVNHQAWVLRFEAAGENLYDRLDALIAADPELRRRVRIELYRRLGHYPTETSEHSAEYLPWMLRHDDEIARLRIPVDAYLGISRENVREFERTRDAVRAGTDVAVEGSNEYAPQIIHSMVTGTPRLVYGNVRNYGLIANLPSDAVVEVPCTVSSAGVSPLPVGALPPQCAALNRTYVSVNELTVRAAVEGRPEHVRHAMMVDPNTSAALSLDQIWRLADELTLAHGPLLPEPLRVTLA from the coding sequence ATGAGGCCGAAGATCGCGTTCATCGGCGCGGGCAGCGTCGTGTTCACCCAAGGGCTGTTGGCGGATCTGTACGCGTATCCCGAGCTCAAGGACGCACGCATCGCCCTGCACGACATCGATCCGGAGCGGCTGCGGGTGGCCGAGGCCGTCGCGCATCGGGTCGCCGCGGCCCGTGGGGTCGACGCGTCCGTCGTGGCGACGTTGGGCCGGCGCGAGGCGCTGGCCGGCGCCGACTTCGTGATCAACACCGTGCAGGTCGGCGGGTACGCGGCGACCGCCGCCGACTTCGAGATCCCCGCGCGGTACGGGCTACGGCAGACGATCGCTGACACGATAGGCGTGGGCGGCATCTTCAGGGCGCTACGAACGTTCCCCATTCTCGACGCGCTCGCCGCCGACGTCCGCGCCGAGTGCCCGGACGCGCTGGTGCTCAACTACACCAACCCGATGGCGATGAACGTCTGGTATCTCACCGGCAAGGTGCGCAACCTCGTCGGCCTCTGCCACTCGGTGTACTGGACGATGCAGGGGCTGTCGGACCTGGTGTCGGTGCCGTACGAGTCCGTCTCCTACCTCGCGGCCGGGGTGAACCACCAGGCGTGGGTGCTGCGGTTCGAGGCGGCCGGGGAGAACCTCTACGACCGGCTCGACGCGCTGATCGCGGCCGATCCGGAGCTGCGCCGGCGGGTGCGGATCGAGCTCTACCGGCGGCTCGGCCACTACCCGACCGAGACCAGCGAGCACTCCGCGGAGTACCTGCCGTGGATGCTGCGCCACGACGACGAGATCGCCCGGCTGCGGATCCCGGTCGACGCCTACCTGGGGATCAGCCGGGAGAACGTCCGCGAGTTCGAGCGGACCCGCGACGCCGTCCGCGCCGGGACGGACGTCGCGGTGGAGGGCTCGAACGAGTATGCGCCGCAGATCATCCACAGCATGGTGACCGGGACGCCGCGGCTGGTGTACGGCAATGTGCGCAACTACGGGCTGATCGCCAACCTGCCGAGCGACGCCGTCGTGGAAGTCCCGTGCACGGTGTCGTCCGCCGGTGTGTCACCGCTGCCGGTGGGGGCGTTGCCGCCGCAGTGCGCGGCGCTGAACCGTACGTACGTGAGCGTCAACGAGCTGACTGTCCGCGCCGCCGTGGAGGGGCGACCCGAGCACGTACGGCACGCGATGATGGTCGACCCCAACACCTCGGCCGCGCTGTCCCTGGACCAGATCTGGCGGCTCGCGGACGAGCTCACGCTCGCCCACGGCCCACTGCTCCCCGAGCCCTTGCGCGTGACGCTCGCCTAG
- a CDS encoding DeoR/GlpR family DNA-binding transcription regulator, whose translation MTESMPTEVRRERMLGMLQEQEFARVAELAEAFGVSSVTARADLDALEEQGKVRRVRGGAVAATPALGTEPSFELSLGEMAVEKALIARAAARLIGSGESVLMGAGTTTAYVARELVARADLAEVTVFTNGLRTALELEPALPRFNVVVTGGSLRRQQHSLVDPLGTKILENIRANTVIFGCGGIHPEAGMTNLNLPDAEMKQRMVRAATRRIVVADSSKLGVIEMAPICALTDVDLLITGESADPAIVADLRDRGLKIEIAS comes from the coding sequence ATGACCGAGTCGATGCCGACCGAGGTGCGGCGCGAGCGGATGCTCGGCATGCTGCAGGAGCAGGAGTTCGCCCGCGTCGCCGAGCTGGCCGAGGCGTTCGGCGTCTCCAGCGTGACCGCCCGTGCCGACCTGGATGCCCTTGAGGAGCAGGGGAAAGTCCGTCGCGTACGTGGCGGCGCGGTCGCCGCGACACCCGCGTTGGGGACCGAGCCGTCCTTCGAGCTGTCGCTCGGTGAGATGGCGGTCGAGAAGGCGTTGATCGCGCGGGCCGCGGCGCGGTTGATCGGGTCGGGCGAGAGCGTCCTGATGGGCGCCGGCACCACAACGGCCTACGTGGCAAGGGAGTTGGTCGCCCGCGCCGACCTCGCCGAGGTCACGGTGTTCACGAACGGGCTGCGTACGGCGCTCGAGCTCGAGCCCGCGCTGCCTCGCTTCAACGTCGTCGTGACCGGCGGCAGCCTGCGCCGGCAGCAACACTCGTTGGTGGATCCGCTCGGCACGAAGATCCTGGAGAACATCCGCGCCAACACGGTGATCTTCGGCTGCGGCGGCATCCATCCCGAAGCCGGCATGACGAATCTCAACCTGCCGGACGCGGAGATGAAGCAGCGCATGGTCCGCGCCGCCACCCGACGCATCGTGGTCGCGGACTCGTCCAAGCTCGGCGTGATCGAGATGGCCCCGATCTGCGCGCTCACCGACGTCGACCTGCTGATCACCGGCGAGTCGGCCGATCCCGCGATCGTCGCCGACCTGCGCGACCGCGGCCTGAAGATCGAGATCGCCAGCTAG
- a CDS encoding nickel-binding protein, with the protein MDVYLVERYATGLTPASLRAAGSRVAAACSGTYLGSVLVRGDEGALCLFRAPSLTAVEQAARQEGTLYERVVAVELVGFA; encoded by the coding sequence ATGGACGTGTATCTCGTCGAGCGCTACGCGACCGGCCTGACGCCCGCCTCGCTGCGGGCCGCCGGCTCGCGGGTGGCAGCCGCATGCTCCGGTACGTACCTCGGCTCGGTTCTGGTACGAGGCGACGAGGGCGCGCTCTGCCTCTTCCGCGCACCATCGCTCACGGCCGTCGAGCAGGCGGCTCGGCAGGAGGGGACGCTGTACGAACGCGTGGTGGCGGTCGAGCTGGTCGGGTTCGCCTAG
- a CDS encoding carbohydrate kinase family protein produces the protein MPSAKEIDLLVVGDANPDVIVSGAPEHPSFGHEELVDGGELVLGGSGAITACGAARLGLRTAFVGRVGNDEAGRFVLDALRRRDVDVSACVVDSEAPTALTVVLVHGKRHAMLTSRGALERVEAADVPESLLARTSHVHSSALFLHPTLQKTLPSLFAAAHEVGATTSVDTNDDPSGTWSGLDAVLPTTDVLLVNESEARGLAGLEDLEAAARALAALGPMPVVKCGVDGGLAYSDGGSVVRAPAAPAEVVDTVGAGDTFNAGFLAARLRGLPLAESLAVAVRCGTLSTRAAGGTAAQPTWEEATS, from the coding sequence GTGCCCTCCGCCAAGGAAATAGACCTGCTCGTCGTCGGCGACGCCAACCCGGACGTGATCGTCTCCGGCGCGCCCGAACACCCCTCGTTCGGTCATGAGGAGCTCGTGGACGGCGGCGAGCTGGTGCTCGGTGGCTCCGGTGCGATCACGGCCTGCGGGGCCGCCCGCCTCGGGCTGCGTACGGCGTTCGTCGGCCGGGTCGGCAACGACGAGGCCGGCCGGTTCGTGCTCGACGCGCTCCGCCGGCGCGACGTCGACGTCTCGGCATGTGTGGTCGACTCCGAGGCTCCGACCGCGCTGACGGTCGTGCTGGTCCACGGCAAGCGGCACGCGATGCTGACGTCGCGCGGTGCGCTGGAGCGGGTCGAGGCCGCCGACGTCCCGGAGTCGTTGCTGGCGCGTACGTCGCACGTGCACTCCTCGGCGCTGTTCCTGCACCCGACGCTGCAGAAGACGCTGCCGTCGCTGTTCGCCGCTGCCCACGAGGTCGGTGCCACGACGTCGGTCGACACGAACGACGATCCGTCCGGGACCTGGTCCGGGCTGGACGCGGTGCTCCCGACGACAGACGTGCTGTTGGTGAACGAGAGCGAGGCGCGCGGCCTTGCGGGCTTGGAAGATCTCGAGGCCGCGGCCCGCGCGCTGGCGGCGCTGGGCCCGATGCCAGTGGTCAAGTGCGGTGTCGACGGCGGGCTCGCGTACTCCGACGGTGGCTCGGTGGTGCGCGCGCCGGCCGCTCCCGCAGAGGTCGTCGACACCGTGGGGGCGGGCGACACGTTCAACGCGGGCTTCCTGGCCGCGCGGCTGCGCGGGTTGCCGCTGGCGGAGAGCCTGGCGGTCGCCGTGCGCTGCGGCACATTGTCGACCCGAGCGGCAGGCGGCACGGCGGCGCAGCCGACCTGGGAGGAGGCGACGTCATGA
- a CDS encoding DNA alkylation repair protein: MAETVPELRAELAALDDPRAREVNEKRGDDHGVNLGKLRAVAKRLKTQQDLARELWATSDTAARLLALLICRPKAFSRDELDGMLRDARTPKVHDWLVNYVVKKGPYAEELRVTWFADLDPVVASAGWALTTERVLKKPEGLDLVGLLDLIEAEMKDAPERLQWAMNHCLAQIGIDFPEHRARAIDIGERLEVLKDYPTPPGCTSPFAPIWIHELVRRQTA, encoded by the coding sequence GTGGCCGAAACGGTGCCCGAGCTGAGGGCCGAGCTGGCCGCGCTGGACGACCCGCGGGCACGCGAGGTGAACGAGAAGCGCGGCGACGACCACGGCGTGAACCTCGGCAAGCTGCGCGCGGTCGCCAAGCGGCTGAAGACGCAGCAGGACCTCGCGCGGGAGCTCTGGGCGACCTCGGACACCGCCGCCCGCCTGCTGGCGCTGCTGATCTGCCGGCCGAAGGCGTTCTCCCGCGACGAGCTGGACGGCATGCTGCGCGACGCGCGGACGCCGAAGGTGCACGACTGGCTGGTCAACTACGTGGTGAAGAAGGGCCCGTACGCCGAGGAGCTGCGGGTCACCTGGTTCGCCGACCTGGACCCGGTGGTGGCGAGTGCCGGTTGGGCGCTGACCACCGAACGGGTGCTGAAGAAGCCCGAGGGCCTCGACCTGGTGGGGCTGCTCGACCTGATCGAGGCGGAGATGAAGGACGCCCCGGAACGCCTGCAGTGGGCGATGAACCACTGCCTGGCGCAGATCGGGATCGACTTCCCCGAGCACCGCGCCCGCGCGATCGACATCGGCGAGCGCCTCGAGGTGCTGAAGGACTATCCGACTCCCCCGGGCTGTACCTCGCCGTTCGCGCCGATCTGGATCCACGAACTCGTACGCCGGCAGACCGCCTAG
- a CDS encoding helix-turn-helix transcriptional regulator, whose translation MDELIGREAELDRLTSFFATDDGPAALVVDGEAGIGKTSLWRAAVATARERGTTVLRCRPVEAEAPLAFAGLADLLADVADDVLAALPPPQRQALATALLRGDDEQARIDPRAVSAATLTALKLLAERASVLIAIDDVPWLDSSTERVLTFAIRRVDTLPIRILLARRTPAPAELPLGLDTAFPTVERQTLGPVNLRELQRLTQNALGRTLPRPMLVRVERASGGNPLYALEIVRALDRGGIDPKPGEPLPVAGRLRDLLADRIAALAPDERAVVLLAAASAKPTEALLRGQPGGTAAIERAEEAGLIELDGGRVTFTHPLMASTLYGDATATQRRHAHRTLAEAATVAEDRARHLALAIGEPDADVARALEQAAEGAVRRGAAAAATELFELAVHRTPPADTADRLRRQLALARHRFRDGDTPGAARLAQQVRAEAGHPSTQGEAALLLAEIEFDNGNADGAAALRTEALVLAADDLHLAARAHVLAASEEYEDLEAALAHAEKAIALLERLPTNDPQTSSSALQAYVELRVSLGLPYDRERAEEAVRVEEGAAPFRVSKRAITGLGAWLTTLDELDDARRALTEAYQAAVDEGDDSSVSFLLGHLARLDWRSGDWHRARELALESIETAGASGQASQRGAAIYLLGMLDAGLGDIDAARAEVDESLALASDLWERRRALWLQGFIELTVGDLRAARPKLEEAVELSVKMRLRHPASRQEVVDAAEVLVGLGERDRARELLDEHEEISTRLDVPTSRARAARGRGLLLAAEDDIDGAREAFHEALRQHGRVAVPFETGRTWLALGQLERRQRQKKLAQSALTEADLIFTALGARSWTERARDELSRVGLRSVKPGLLTETERRVAELAATGLTNRQVASELFISPRTVEAHIGRIYGKLGIRSRAELGRTLDALAEE comes from the coding sequence GTGGACGAGCTGATCGGGCGGGAGGCCGAGCTCGACCGCCTCACGTCCTTCTTCGCCACGGACGACGGGCCGGCCGCCTTGGTCGTCGACGGCGAGGCCGGCATCGGCAAGACCTCCCTGTGGCGGGCGGCCGTCGCGACAGCGAGGGAACGCGGCACGACCGTCCTCCGTTGCCGTCCCGTCGAGGCCGAAGCACCACTGGCGTTCGCCGGTCTCGCGGACCTCCTCGCCGACGTGGCCGACGACGTCCTCGCCGCGCTGCCACCGCCCCAACGCCAAGCTCTCGCGACCGCACTGCTCCGAGGCGACGACGAGCAGGCGCGGATCGACCCGCGCGCGGTCTCGGCCGCGACCCTCACGGCGCTGAAGCTGCTGGCCGAACGAGCCTCCGTCCTGATCGCGATCGACGACGTCCCCTGGCTGGACAGCTCGACCGAACGCGTGCTGACATTCGCGATCCGCCGCGTCGACACCCTCCCGATCCGCATCCTCCTCGCCAGGCGAACGCCGGCGCCCGCGGAGCTGCCGCTCGGCCTCGACACCGCCTTCCCCACGGTGGAACGGCAAACGCTCGGCCCGGTCAACCTGCGCGAGTTGCAGCGGCTGACCCAGAACGCCCTCGGCCGCACGCTGCCTCGTCCCATGCTCGTTCGCGTCGAACGGGCGTCCGGCGGGAATCCCCTGTACGCGTTGGAGATCGTCCGCGCACTCGACCGCGGCGGCATCGATCCCAAGCCGGGCGAGCCGCTGCCCGTGGCGGGCAGGTTGCGCGACCTGCTCGCCGATCGCATCGCGGCACTCGCTCCGGACGAACGCGCCGTCGTCCTGCTCGCGGCGGCTTCCGCCAAGCCCACCGAAGCGTTGCTTCGCGGCCAGCCCGGAGGCACGGCTGCCATCGAACGAGCCGAAGAAGCCGGACTGATCGAGCTCGACGGCGGACGCGTCACGTTCACGCACCCGCTGATGGCCTCGACGCTGTACGGCGACGCGACCGCGACCCAACGACGCCACGCCCACCGGACCCTCGCGGAAGCCGCGACCGTCGCCGAGGACCGCGCCCGGCACCTCGCCCTGGCCATCGGCGAGCCCGACGCCGACGTCGCCCGGGCCCTCGAGCAGGCGGCCGAGGGGGCGGTACGGCGCGGCGCCGCCGCCGCGGCGACCGAACTGTTCGAGCTCGCCGTCCACCGCACCCCGCCGGCCGACACCGCCGACCGGTTACGCCGCCAATTGGCGCTCGCGAGGCATCGGTTCCGCGACGGCGACACGCCCGGCGCGGCCCGCCTCGCCCAGCAGGTCCGCGCCGAAGCGGGACACCCTTCCACGCAAGGCGAAGCCGCTCTGCTGCTCGCCGAGATCGAGTTCGACAACGGCAACGCCGACGGTGCGGCCGCGCTCCGGACCGAGGCCCTCGTCCTCGCGGCGGACGACCTCCACCTCGCGGCCAGGGCGCACGTCCTCGCGGCTAGCGAGGAGTACGAGGATCTCGAAGCGGCCTTGGCCCACGCGGAGAAGGCGATCGCGCTTCTGGAGCGGCTACCGACCAACGATCCGCAGACGAGCAGCAGCGCCCTCCAGGCATACGTCGAGCTCAGGGTCTCACTGGGGCTGCCGTACGACCGGGAGCGCGCCGAGGAAGCCGTCCGAGTCGAGGAAGGCGCCGCCCCGTTCCGCGTGTCCAAGCGCGCGATCACCGGCCTCGGCGCCTGGCTGACCACGCTCGACGAGCTCGACGACGCCCGCCGCGCGTTGACCGAGGCGTACCAAGCCGCTGTCGACGAAGGCGACGACAGCAGCGTGTCCTTCCTCCTCGGCCATTTGGCCAGACTGGACTGGAGATCGGGCGACTGGCACCGGGCCCGCGAGCTCGCGTTGGAGTCGATCGAAACGGCCGGCGCCAGTGGGCAGGCGTCGCAGCGCGGTGCGGCGATCTACCTGCTCGGCATGCTGGACGCGGGGCTCGGCGACATCGACGCCGCCCGGGCCGAGGTCGACGAGAGCCTCGCGTTGGCGTCCGACCTGTGGGAACGCCGGCGCGCCCTGTGGCTGCAGGGCTTCATCGAGCTGACCGTCGGCGACCTTCGGGCGGCACGCCCGAAGCTCGAGGAAGCCGTGGAGCTGAGTGTCAAGATGAGGTTGCGCCATCCCGCCTCCCGTCAAGAAGTAGTTGACGCAGCGGAGGTCCTGGTGGGCTTGGGCGAACGAGACAGGGCGCGCGAGCTTCTCGACGAGCACGAAGAGATCTCGACCCGGCTCGACGTTCCGACCAGCCGGGCACGAGCGGCGCGCGGTCGCGGGCTGCTGCTCGCCGCGGAAGACGACATCGACGGCGCGAGGGAGGCGTTCCACGAGGCGCTCCGCCAGCACGGGCGCGTCGCCGTCCCGTTCGAGACGGGCCGTACGTGGCTGGCGTTGGGGCAGCTCGAGCGCAGGCAACGGCAGAAGAAGCTCGCCCAGTCCGCGCTCACCGAGGCCGACCTGATCTTCACCGCGCTCGGCGCGCGGTCCTGGACCGAACGAGCCCGTGACGAGCTCAGCCGGGTCGGACTCCGTTCCGTCAAGCCGGGCCTACTGACCGAGACCGAACGCCGCGTCGCCGAGCTCGCCGCCACCGGGCTCACCAACCGCCAGGTCGCGAGCGAACTGTTCATCAGCCCGCGCACGGTCGAGGCTCACATTGGTCGCATCTACGGGAAGCTCGGGATCCGTTCGCGTGCCGAGCTCGGCCGGACCCTGGACGCGCTGGCCGAGGAGTGA